A window of candidate division KSB1 bacterium contains these coding sequences:
- a CDS encoding M1 family metallopeptidase gives MKPWILLLFVLILSCSFVFADSYPRNPNIDVLHYKFQLTLSDETDEIRGHAEIEIQFKVDDVSEFALDLIGQLHPDSTNGMTVTGITQNEQAVAFSHKNYRIHFQLRSPSRANERRTYAVSYHGIPADGLIISKNMFGERTFFGDNWPNRARHWLPTIDHPYDKATCEFIVEAPEHYQVVSNGLLQGIADLPENRRRTHWRTQIPMPTKVMVIGVAHFAVETAGVHNGKEIQSWVYAQNREAGFHDFAQAVRVVELLANRIGPFPYDKLANVQSRTKYGGMENAGAIFYNEKRITGKRDNESLIAHEIAHQWFGDSVTEADWHHIWLSEGFATYFSWVFDEFTYGRERLVEDLKRGRERVLKFYQRHPESPIVDSTITDLNNLLNANTYPKGAWVLHMLRGVIGEDAFWQGIRNFYGKYRDKNALTKDFQQVMEKAASEDLTWFFQQWIHQAGQPRYKGHWHFDPATNELEIQINQVQKEFFTMPLQVGIYLNKAKPPQIETLKIVQKENRI, from the coding sequence ATGAAACCCTGGATTCTTTTACTCTTTGTTCTAATCTTAAGCTGCTCCTTTGTGTTTGCAGATTCCTATCCACGCAACCCAAATATAGACGTACTTCATTATAAATTCCAGTTGACCCTGAGCGATGAAACCGATGAAATTCGCGGGCATGCTGAAATTGAGATCCAATTTAAAGTTGACGACGTTTCAGAGTTTGCCCTGGATTTGATTGGTCAGCTGCACCCGGATTCGACAAATGGCATGACCGTAACAGGGATTACTCAAAATGAGCAAGCGGTCGCTTTTTCTCATAAAAACTATCGTATTCATTTTCAATTACGCTCTCCTTCGCGGGCAAACGAACGACGCACCTACGCGGTGTCTTATCACGGCATTCCGGCAGATGGTTTGATTATCTCAAAAAATATGTTTGGCGAGCGCACATTTTTCGGCGATAACTGGCCGAACCGCGCCCGTCACTGGCTGCCGACTATCGACCATCCTTATGACAAAGCGACCTGTGAATTTATTGTCGAAGCTCCGGAACATTATCAGGTTGTTTCAAATGGTCTGCTGCAAGGAATTGCTGATTTACCGGAAAATCGTAGGAGAACTCATTGGCGAACTCAGATTCCCATGCCCACCAAAGTCATGGTTATCGGCGTCGCACATTTTGCAGTTGAGACCGCAGGTGTACATAATGGCAAAGAGATTCAAAGTTGGGTATACGCCCAAAACCGCGAAGCCGGCTTCCATGATTTTGCCCAGGCAGTTCGAGTTGTAGAATTACTCGCTAACCGGATCGGTCCCTTCCCATACGATAAACTTGCCAATGTTCAGTCAAGGACAAAATACGGCGGCATGGAAAACGCCGGCGCAATTTTTTATAATGAAAAGAGAATCACCGGCAAACGCGACAACGAAAGTCTCATCGCTCATGAAATTGCCCACCAGTGGTTTGGCGATTCCGTGACCGAAGCCGATTGGCACCATATCTGGTTAAGCGAGGGTTTTGCAACCTATTTTTCCTGGGTGTTTGACGAGTTTACTTATGGCCGCGAACGCCTGGTTGAAGATTTGAAACGGGGCCGCGAGCGCGTCCTGAAATTTTATCAACGACATCCCGAGTCGCCAATCGTTGATAGTACAATTACTGATTTGAACAATTTGCTCAATGCTAATACCTATCCTAAAGGCGCCTGGGTGCTTCACATGCTTCGCGGCGTGATTGGAGAGGATGCTTTTTGGCAAGGCATTCGAAATTTCTATGGCAAATACAGGGACAAAAACGCGTTGACGAAGGACTTTCAGCAAGTCATGGAGAAAGCAGCTTCCGAGGATTTAACCTGGTTTTTTCAACAGTGGATTCACCAAGCCGGGCAGCCGAGATACAAAGGGCACTGGCATTTTGACCCGGCAACAAATG